In the genome of Pseudomonas sp. HS6, one region contains:
- the glmS gene encoding glutamine--fructose-6-phosphate transaminase (isomerizing), with protein MCGIVGAVAERNITAILVEGLKRLEYRGYDSAGVAVYTNDGTLERTRRVGKVSELDTALAEHPLIGRLGIAHTRWATHGAPSERNAHPHFSGNVAVVHNGIIENHEALREQLKAQGYVFSSDTDTEVIAHLLTEKLKALPDLSDALKATVKELHGAYGLAVIHALQPDRLVAARSGSPLVIGLGLGENFLASDQLALRQVTDRFMYLEEGDIAEIQRDKVQIWDVTGKAVERQTVQYTDGAEAADKGEFRHYMLKEIHEQPSVVQRTLEGRLSSDQVLVQAFGPQAAELFAKVRNVQIVACGTSYHAGMVARYWLEELAGIPCQVEVASEFRYRKVVVQPDTLFVTISQSGETADTLAALRNAKELGFLGSLAICNVGISSLVRESDLTLLTQAGREIGVASTKAFTTQLVGLLLLTLSLGQVRGTLEKGVEARLVEELRRLPTRLGEALAMDSTVEKIAELFADKNHTLFLGRGAQYPVAMEGALKLKEISYIHAEAYPAGELKHGPLALVDNDMPVVTVAPNNELLEKLKSNLQEVRARGGELIVFADEKAGMTNGEGTHVVQMPHIHDILSPILYTIPLQLLSYYVAVLKGTDVDQPRNLAKSVTVE; from the coding sequence ATGTGTGGAATTGTCGGCGCGGTAGCTGAACGTAATATCACCGCCATCCTGGTCGAGGGCCTCAAGCGTCTCGAATACCGGGGTTATGACAGTGCCGGTGTGGCGGTGTACACCAATGACGGCACGCTGGAACGCACCCGTCGTGTCGGCAAGGTCAGCGAACTGGACACGGCCCTTGCTGAACATCCGCTGATTGGCCGTCTCGGTATCGCCCACACCCGCTGGGCAACCCATGGTGCGCCGAGCGAACGCAATGCGCACCCGCATTTCTCTGGCAACGTCGCGGTGGTGCACAACGGCATCATCGAAAACCATGAGGCGCTGCGTGAGCAACTCAAGGCGCAGGGTTATGTGTTCTCTTCCGACACCGACACCGAAGTCATCGCCCACCTGCTGACCGAAAAACTCAAGGCGCTGCCGGACCTGTCCGACGCCCTGAAGGCAACGGTCAAGGAACTGCATGGCGCCTACGGTCTGGCGGTTATCCACGCGCTGCAACCGGATCGCCTGGTCGCGGCTCGCAGCGGCAGCCCACTGGTGATCGGCCTGGGCCTGGGCGAGAACTTCCTCGCTTCCGACCAATTGGCCCTGCGTCAGGTCACCGACCGTTTCATGTACCTGGAAGAGGGCGATATCGCCGAAATCCAGCGTGACAAGGTGCAGATCTGGGACGTGACCGGCAAAGCCGTCGAGCGCCAGACCGTGCAGTACACCGACGGTGCTGAAGCTGCCGACAAAGGCGAGTTCCGCCACTACATGCTCAAGGAAATCCACGAGCAGCCATCCGTGGTGCAACGCACGCTGGAAGGTCGATTGAGCTCGGACCAAGTGCTGGTACAGGCGTTCGGCCCGCAAGCCGCCGAACTGTTCGCCAAAGTGCGCAATGTACAGATCGTTGCGTGCGGCACCAGTTACCACGCCGGCATGGTTGCCCGTTACTGGCTCGAAGAGCTGGCGGGGATTCCGTGTCAGGTCGAAGTTGCCAGTGAGTTCCGCTACCGCAAGGTGGTGGTGCAGCCGGACACACTGTTCGTCACCATTTCCCAGTCCGGCGAAACCGCCGACACCCTGGCCGCCCTGCGCAACGCCAAGGAATTGGGTTTCCTTGGCAGCCTGGCGATCTGCAACGTCGGCATCAGTTCGCTGGTGCGCGAATCCGACCTGACCCTGCTGACTCAGGCCGGCCGCGAAATCGGCGTGGCCTCGACCAAAGCGTTCACCACACAACTGGTCGGCCTGCTGCTGTTGACCCTGTCCCTGGGCCAGGTCCGCGGCACTCTGGAAAAAGGTGTTGAAGCCCGACTGGTAGAAGAATTGCGTCGCCTGCCAACTCGCTTGGGCGAAGCGCTGGCTATGGACAGCACCGTGGAAAAAATCGCCGAACTGTTCGCCGACAAGAACCACACCCTGTTCCTCGGTCGCGGCGCGCAATACCCGGTAGCGATGGAAGGGGCCCTGAAACTCAAGGAAATCTCGTACATCCACGCCGAAGCCTATCCTGCCGGCGAACTGAAGCATGGTCCTCTGGCGCTTGTGGATAACGACATGCCGGTGGTCACCGTGGCGCCGAACAACGAACTGCTCGAGAAGCTCAAGTCCAATCTGCAGGAAGTCCGCGCCCGTGGCGGCGAACTGATCGTGTTCGCTGACGAGAAGGCCGGGATGACCAACGGCGAAGGCACCCACGTGGTGCAGATGCCGCACATCCACGACATCCTGTCGCCGATCCTCTACACCATTCCGCTGCAACTGCTGTCGTACTACGTCGCTGTGCTCAAAGGCACCGACGTGGATCAGCCGCGCAACCTGGCGAAGTCGGTCACCGTCGAATAA
- a CDS encoding DeoR/GlpR family DNA-binding transcription regulator, which yields MSKRNTPQRRHNILALLNEQGEVSVDELAKRFETSEVTIRKDLAALESHGLLLRRYGGAITMPQELVADVSQNVSKYKQAIARAAVTRIREHARIIIDSGSTTAAMIPELGQQPGLVVMTNSLHVANALSELEHEPVLLMTGGTWDPHSESFQGQVAEQVLRSYDFDQLFIGADGIDLVRGTTTFNELLGLSRVMAEVAREVIVMVEADKIGRKIPNLELPWSSVHTLITDDRLPQEARDQIQARGINLICATVSQEK from the coding sequence ATGTCGAAACGCAATACACCCCAACGTCGCCACAACATTCTGGCCTTGCTCAACGAGCAGGGCGAAGTCAGTGTCGACGAGCTCGCCAAGCGTTTCGAAACCTCGGAAGTTACGATTCGCAAGGATCTGGCCGCGCTGGAAAGCCATGGTCTGTTGCTGCGCCGTTATGGCGGAGCGATCACCATGCCCCAGGAACTGGTGGCCGACGTCAGCCAGAACGTTTCCAAATACAAACAGGCGATTGCCCGCGCTGCGGTAACACGCATTCGCGAGCACGCCCGCATCATCATCGACAGCGGCAGTACCACGGCCGCGATGATTCCCGAGCTCGGCCAGCAGCCGGGTCTGGTGGTGATGACCAACTCCCTGCACGTCGCCAACGCCCTGAGCGAACTCGAACATGAACCTGTCCTGCTGATGACCGGTGGCACCTGGGATCCCCATTCGGAATCCTTTCAGGGCCAGGTCGCCGAGCAGGTACTACGCTCTTACGACTTTGATCAATTGTTCATCGGTGCCGACGGCATCGATCTGGTGCGTGGCACCACCACCTTCAATGAATTGCTCGGCCTGAGCCGGGTGATGGCGGAAGTGGCGCGGGAAGTGATCGTGATGGTCGAGGCCGACAAGATCGGCCGCAAGATTCCAAACCTGGAGCTGCCATGGAGCAGTGTCCATACCCTAATCACCGATGATCGCCTGCCGCAGGAGGCACGGGATCAGATTCAGGCTCGCGGTATCAATTTGATTTGCGCGACGGTCAGTCAGGAGAAATAA